In Lathyrus oleraceus cultivar Zhongwan6 chromosome 2, CAAS_Psat_ZW6_1.0, whole genome shotgun sequence, the DNA window atatatatatatatatatatatatatatatatatatatatatatatatatatatatatatatatataatatatatataatatatatatatatatatatatatatatataatatatatatatatatatatatatatatatatatatatataaacattttagtatataaaatataaatttaaaatacTTTTTAAAAGTTAAACAAATTAAAGTTATAACTTTTTAGTATCCAATTTAAAATATAAGATAAACTCTATTTAATCCAtctattaaaaaaaattatataattgATCCACAGTATAAAAATTAAGTTAATGAATTGAACTAAATTCTCCAACATATGAACTAAATTCTCCAACATATTTTAGTGATCTAATAAATTATTTTTATctttataattaaaaaaatgaattttttcttaaaataaaaaaAGTTGTGTTTTTTAAATAAAGAAAACTGACTTTTTCCTAAAATTTAAAaaccatttttttaaaaaatacaaaaaaactattttttccgaaaataaaaaatcatttttttcaaaatataaaaaatcaattttatttttgaaaaagtcAATTTTTTACGATAATACAAAAAATtaatctttttcaaaaatataaaaaaatgttttaaaaaatatatatgtttttcaaaaatattcttttcccatttttttaaaaaatacaattttttttttcaaaaccataaaaaaattgatttttttcGTAAAAAAAATCTTAAACAAAAAACAATGGAAATacaaaaaatcattttttttcgAAAAAGAAAAACCgatattttttttcaaaagtaaaaaaaattgaaaacattattttcaaaaataaaaaaaaaccgttttttttgaaaaaaagaattatcgattttttcaaaattaaaatcaaattttaaaaaaaaatatatttttttaaatatcGATCTACTAAAAATATGATTATTAATTTTATCTTTAATGGATGAATTGAATTTAATATTTTTAAGAAATTTTTTATAAATCGTTAATGAACAAGTGAATTATTTTAATACATTAATTAATTATTTTGATACattaattaataatttaatttaTATTCATCAAACATCTGATagaatataattttttaaaataaattatagaTATCATCAAATCCGGTAGTTAACTAGTACTAGTATTATTGAATGAACGCAACTCAAACAAATAATTATTTaacaaagacaaaaaaaaaagGTAAGGGTATTATAGTAGTATCGGCTTACACAAATCTAGTGCATTTTCCTTAACGAGTAAGACACCGCCACTCCGTGTCCGACTCTGAGTCGGCGTGCGAGCCAACCAAACTTAAACAACTCTGCGTGCTCTCAAATTTCAATCAAACAACTCCAATACCAATTTCTCAACTCAATCCaattcaattcaatttcaatGGCGAAACTTGAAGCTAAGCTAGGAATGATCGTTGACAAAGTCGGTCAATTCTTCTCCGGCTCCGACCATCTCCCTTCCTGCGATTCCGACATCATCGCCGTAAGTCTCTCTTCTCGATTATCGATTATCAAAAGCACCGTTTCTCCTTTGTTAGGGTTTTCGTTTTTATTTGGATTTTGATTATGATGCTGAACTTGTAGGGATGTGAAAGAGAGGTTGCTGAGGCCGAGAAACAACCCTCCTCTGATAAGTCTATGCAAGAATCTCTCTTGCGTTTATCATGGGCTCTTGTCCACTCAAAACGTCCAGAAGATGTGCAGCGTGGGATAGCAATGCTTCAATGTAACCCACAAtctctctatctatctatttTACCTAACTTGTAACTCAATGTATTCAGCAAAGTAATACTCTTGTTATCCTATGGCAGCATCATTACCTAGCACAGTAGATCCGCTGCAGCAAAGGGAGAATCTTTATCTTCTGGCGGTTGGATATTATAGAAGTGGTGACTATTCAAAGAGTAGGGATCTTGTTGAGAAATGCCTTGAGGTATGGTTTTCTTTCTATGGCCTTATTGTTACTTGGTGTGTGTATGGTTCTGTGGTGGTTGTTACTTGATGTGTGTTCGGTTCAGTGGTGGTGAAAATTATTTTTCGATGAATTCATTTTGACTATTAAATGATTTATGTTTGGATACATGTAAAAGTGAGTTGAATAATAAATTAAAATGTTGAACTCAATTCTAGTATCAAAAGCTACAATATTCAGCGTATGTTTGATTTTTTGCTTTTGCGGTTTTTGTATCGCTATCAAGATCCTTATTTTTAATCAAAACTTGAGAAGAATTTTTTTTTTCTCGTTTAACCTGTTTCTATCCACAAGACTCCCCCTAGACCTCTGTCTGGCCTAGGGAAGAAATTTGATTTTAAGTGAATTGATTATCTAAACTTGATTTTAGCTAAAAGTGATTTGAAGGTTAAGTTATTTATGTTTGGATAAATTTTTGTAAAAATGAAATAGTAAATTTCTGTCTAAAAATCATGTTTAGACTCAAAAGCTACAAATTCTAGTTTCAAGTAGAATAAATTCTGAAAAGCATAATCAATTCTACTCAAGAGCAACCAAACATGTAAGAATCAATTCAGGATGTGCTCCAAATATGAAATCATACATGTTAAAATCGATTTTATTACCTGTAGAATCACTTTCGGCTCGGCTCCTACTAACACTTCCAACTATCTAAAGAAATATTAGAACCGAGCCTTCCACCTCTCTAATTCTTTAACATCCTACACTTCATCCACTTTTTAACTATTGTTGTATAATGATTTCATCAGTTTCTTATGTAGAAAAAATCACGTAGGTGTGTTTTCGTCCGATGTTTTAAATCATGTTCCCCTAATTTGGTCTATTTACTTCATAACAATATTTTCAATTTTTACTTTATATGCGGGTGGCGGCTGCATGATTCagttaaaaaaaattctttttaaTTGTGATAGTTTGAAGATGAAATCTAACTAGAATGTAATTTCGAAACACTAGAAACAATGTTTTGATGTTTTTTTCCTCAAAGACTAGATAAATATCTCTGAAGCACGGGTACTTCTAAAATGGCGAAGTACCGGTACCGGGTAGTCGTACCATACTCGTGgtattttatttttaatttttttgttatTGTATCTTATCATTATTTTTGGTTTTTTCAACTTTTTATAGGGGTGTTTTGTTATGAACCTAACAATTTAGTTCTCTACTCacatattttataaaaaattctTATTTCTTATTAACGTACACGTACCTTGATATTTTTAGAAGTGCCGTATCCTATACCGGTACCAATATCCGCACCCAGTATCGTATCCGTACCTATGCATCATAGATAAATATTCAATCTATCTTTGACACCAACATAACATAGCATCATTTGATATGTTATCATACATTTTTTCTTCTGCAGATTGCACCTGACTGGAGGCAGGCATTGACACTTGAGTCAGCGATTCAGGAACGGATTACAAAAGGTTCTCAACAATTATTGACGATTCCCCATGCCTTTTCTGCCCGTTTTATCATATTGAGACCAATGAGTAGTGACTTGATTTGGGCTCTAATTAACACTGACATTGTTTCTATTCCTCCGTTGTAGATGGTGTCATTGGCTTAGGCATTGCTGCAACTGTGGCTGCAACTGCCGTTGGACTGATTGCTGGTGGGATTGCAGCAGCCGCATCTCGTAAAAGGTGACAGAATCGTTTCTATTAAGCGTATGATCGCAGATGATGTGTAAGAAGAAAACATATATGGTACTGTGATTTTGCTGCATCTTACTGCTTTTAAAGAATGGAGCAAACAATGATGTGTACAAAGTGGTGGATAGTTTAATATCAAAGTACTAGATAAGAGATATGATGTGTGTTTTCATGTTTTAAGAAATTCTAtatttgtgtttgtgtttgcttgtttcTCAATCAATTTTTCTCCATCTTTCTGCTAAGCTCCATGAAATATGATGTATGAATAGCCATATCAGTAATTGCAAGTTAAACATTGGACAATTAAGACGTTGATCTGAAGGTTGAATCCAATATTCTGTTTTTATCAACATGGAACATATCATACCTATAGGAAATCTGGGAAATATTAGTACAATAATTTGGCATCTCAGATCAAGTGTCATCTGTCAATACTAGTGGCAGGGAGTCTATTCTAGTTAGGTTGAGAATTTGTTATGGCAAATCTTTGCGCAAGATTGAAAAAAGTGTGTCAGACACCAACGCTGACATTTGTGGTTACTGGTGTTGTTTTTGGTGTTGGTGTAGTGGTTATGTTTTTAACACCGTTTTCAAACTCATATTTTTAACCTATAATACTTTTAAGCTATgattttatttagaaaaaaaaGAAAGATGTGATGTGAACATAACAAAGATCTCGTAGGTTTCTTTCTAAAtcttaatttaatttaatattttattttagttCCTTAATTAAAAAATGTTACTTTTAACTTCATTCCGTAATATTTGATCTTTATGGTAAGTTAAGTTATAGTGAAGTGACCATCTAGTTATATATATTTATCTGATATGATATTTTTTTGTTAAACTTAAatatattttcttaaatatattTTTGATCCTTTTAGTTTGAGGGTTTTAAATTATTGGTCTCTTTAATATAATTATTGGTCTCTTTAATATAAGATGTGCGATACTATCGTGGAATCATTAATTAtgataatttatttttaaatatttttttatataattattatttaaatgttatttaataaattaattaattaaaattttggGAAACATATCGGATCTATAGTCCATTTTATTAAAACATATGTTTAATTCTTAACCGATGGTCCTCTTTCATTTCAAACACATTTATGTAATAATAAAATGATGTGGGATTTCATCTTTGTCATGGCTTCCTAACTGGACATAATTTTGTATCTCTTGCAATCAATGTAAGCACAATTTCCATCATTTCAAAACAGTTTGAAGATGAAAACAACAATACAAACGGGTAGATTTGAACATTTCGCAGCGAACAAAGTTGATATTTTCATTTTAGTATCATATGCTGAATATGATTAAGGCTTTAATTAAGGAATTGAAATTTAACAACAGAACTAAATTCAACCACAACTAAATTTTATATCTCTGTGTTTAATAATACAAAATTCATAATTATTAGTAGTGATTTTCTCTAATGTTTTCgattaaaaataataattaattatgTGATTTTGAGCTTCTGTATTGTCGTGTTGTCATTGAGGAACAAACAAATTGTATCATAATTATGTTTGAACCTTGTCTTAGTTTTTTTTCACCAGCTAAAACTAGATTACACCGAAAACTATGGTAATTACACCCTATGGTAATAGAAATTGTCATTTCTTTGGTAATATTATTCGTTGGGATTACTATTCTGGTTTCTATCCATCTATGCATAGTTGGTAGAGCTTTTACAAGGGATGATAATAGTGCAGACATTCAAGTCCAGAGTAGTAGTAGTACTAGCAAAATTCCAACCAACTCGAGAGATTATATATGGTTTCATCCTAACGCAGAGTCTTTGACCCACTGCAAAATGGATCTGAGCATGATACAAATGGATCTGAAGACGATACATCTCACTTTCTTTAGAACTGTTTGTGTTGAAATCTATTTTTATATTGTTTTTGTTTCATATcgatttttttattaaaaatataattGTTTATATAACTTATATATACGTTCTCAAATGTGTGTTAGATTGATACTCTAAATAAATGGACTTAGATCCAGattttataataaattttataATAAAAAGTGAAATTTAGTAGGAGTAGGGTTTTGTGGACTAGTAGATAAATGGTCGTTATCAGTAGGATACAAGAATTGTCAGTAGAACTAGGGATTTGGCTTATGTTCAGAGGGTCATCATAGACAGGAAAAAGTGTTTTGTAGAAGGATTATTCATAGATTCAATAGGAGTAGGGTGATTTTGTGGATTTCAATGTTGATTCATGTCAAATTCTGCAGAATCATTCCAAGATAATGATTGGTATAGTTAACCTACAAAGAGGATTATATATTCATACTTCCTCAAAACACTCTCATGCATGCTATCTATAGCTCAATCTCCTAGTACTATTTGGCATTTAAGGCTAGACCATATATCTAGAGTAGGTTTACACAATGTATCCAAAACTTTTCCTTTCATTCCTTATAAAAGTAATAACATTCCTTGTGATTCTTGTTCTTTTTGGTAAATAAAAGAATTACCATCCCCTAATAGCATTACTTTTCCATCTGCACCTTTTGAAATCTTCCATACTGATTTATGTGGTCCTTTTTCCACCATTTCAATcctagtgtagcacctcaaatttgcacctcccattttgtatatacattttcatttttaggtcattaacattgcattgttcattgtatagtccatcaagtcatcaggcaagactggtcaggagattcaactgtgcaagcaagcaagtgcattttctatggaatcaaagccctagggttggtacattgagttcatatgattcaaggatcatttggaagtggtttggccaagaaTTGAAGGTTCAAGGttcatcagtcaatgatcaattcatctgaaaccctaaaaagtcaacaaaagtcaactaTCAGTTCAACCATGGAgttggaggtgggagatggttagagatgcctcattcatgttcatataagtcttatttgacatttcaaacatcaacattgaagaatttgaggtcagatcaaaactttccaaaaatagcaggtgacctgtaatttgaattcgtcaaaaatggaaaggttttcaactcaagattacatcatcaagaaagcttcaaatgaaattttgtccaacatgaaagttgaagatctttctctcccatttccaaaaagtccaagatcatggatttctcatgtgtggttgaagagatatggatcaatcatggcaaggtgtacttgaacttcaaatgtgcataactttcaaaccaaaagttcaattcaagtggttctttttgcaacattcttctTTTGACCTATACTTTCtaaatcatgcattgcatttcatgaattatgATCACATGAACATTTGGTATTTCACttaatttttggagggaaaattaaagtttaaatttggtgcattgtttaagcATTCTATCATTTCCAATAGCTCAAAAATGGgtttttaagtgaatttgagcCCAAACCCGTGTACTGTTCATCCATaattttcatgcataaggtgaaatatCAAATTGGCATATGCACCTCATTTCTTGCTAATCCCATTACCAatgcttaaacatgattaaaagCATGATTAGGAGGAAGTATAAAGCCTAAAATCCTAACTGTTTTCATAATGAACACAACCAtattttcagatctagaaaaattcttcaaactttttctctcaaatttctttGAAGTTCTTCAAACATAGTCCACatttcttgatcaattcatcatttGGAAGCATCATGGAGCAAGATTGAACATAGATCCAAGAGAATCCGTGCCTTTTTGCAGCATATTGAAGCTTGAGTTCATCCATGGCAAATCAAAATTCTGACCAAATCGTGTGCAGTTGAGCTTCAATTCTTCATCCAATCAACTTCACAAGCACTTTGGAAGATCtgtttgagcattgcaaggcGTGAATCCACCAATTCCAGTTCTGtttcttcaagaggtcacaaaatcGAATCTCTTATTTCTTAAAATTCTTGTGCTATTGTTGTTGATCTTTGAATGCTAATGATGTTGAGCTTTAAATCGTGCAATTCCGTGCCAAATTGAGTGAGATTCGATGGATTGAAGTTTGGTTGatgatttttcttttcttcgatccgtgcataatttgttgtttcttgatgaaatAATTGTGGATTCGTGATGTATGTTGAATGATCTTTACAATGATATGCGCCATGTTGATTTCTGGACACTTTTAATTTTTCTGGAAATTGGttgatgaagatcttcatgtgtTCTTCATGGCTGCATATTACCTGCGAATTTTCCTTTGAAACGCATAAGCCTTGCTGCGAATTTACTTGCCAGTTCATCCTGTTTCCTGCGGATTTCTTAAGGCCATGCATGCACGTTTGTTTAGGGTTTAAGTGATACGTCATCGTTTCATGCTGGCGCGCTAACATTTGAAATGCTACTCCATTCGATTCCGGCTCAATGCAAAAATTCAAATGCCTTGCttattttttccttttccctccatatGTTCATACATGCTTCTCatatcatttttcattttttcttcaccttccaaaattcataaataattgaataatgatccaaaaattgtgagattttttgcatgatgttccttatcctgtctagtattttatgagcattttttcataaattgtgcacggctggaaaatatttggtgctagggtttgtgtacatgtgTCCATTAttgacattgccttgccatatcctttgtgaaatgctggttgtttatccaatgctcatgaaattttacatgttgaaactagactcttggcttgacattttggtgttgatttggtatttttaccatttgtagTTTCTGTTTTACGATCATattaaggtaggtgtgacaatgtgtgtcacaccttgtgatgttcaacttgattgataaattttccatgccaaatgttatccaaatgccttgattttttgcatgatgcttgatatggatgttgtgattgctcatgatttttgttagaatttttggattgatttctgatttaattgagatttttcattctggatggtcatatttgagcttttgaattgccttgattttcatttgatcatgaaattcttgtggtttatccaatggatgtgaaactttgcacactatttctagacatgttgaatggtgttttggctttggtttgaggtttttaccatgattcatttttgttttatgcttatgctaagttggtgtgacaattaGTGTCACACATGGGCTTGTTTATGtttgccttgacttatgcaatgtgattaccatgcctattgatgtccaatgctcctaattttttgtgtgatgatcattttgtatgtcctgtttactcatgaattttgttgagattatttgaatcatttttgaattgatgtgcatttgtttcttctgatgtcacaatgtggtcacaacttgcatactttgccatatttggttcatgaaatgaatttggttaatgatattgatatgggactttttggcttgtgttcttgattgaatgaagttgattcatgttgaatttcatgttctgttttgaatgtttgaccctcttttgaccctaggctttgacctagtggtttggactcactg includes these proteins:
- the LOC127117828 gene encoding mitochondrial fission 1 protein A, which translates into the protein MAKLEAKLGMIVDKVGQFFSGSDHLPSCDSDIIAGCEREVAEAEKQPSSDKSMQESLLRLSWALVHSKRPEDVQRGIAMLQSSLPSTVDPLQQRENLYLLAVGYYRSGDYSKSRDLVEKCLEIAPDWRQALTLESAIQERITKDGVIGLGIAATVAATAVGLIAGGIAAAASRKR